Proteins from one Mytilus galloprovincialis chromosome 11, xbMytGall1.hap1.1, whole genome shotgun sequence genomic window:
- the LOC143052101 gene encoding uncharacterized protein LOC143052101 — MDKNNKRSVGFINYKRGLQTGISTVSAKNRSKNNFCSCKRFRNFTFRSKRTYGKKRCRICSASGHFKRFLQHIFPSSEKNRGHETRNKFKTSQQVSPKTTLQNGLSVNSFECSKTRGLGNISRSKGRIYAYPCISKTQTVSEVLCKKQPLLTIFSSTVWSNISSSSFYQSSIGSSCTFTSTRHQTSSISGRLVSSKSIISHVSPGSRDSVESSGKVGFHNQSKKILFNSNTENNIYRCIIPSGFRNSNANTRKSVEITKNSQSNELEKTCNSQRFFTSTWNYGFLHRDDSLCKTSYETNSNLFAESLAPHFSKSGTECSNNTISKISSDLVGGHQINSALSKNLGFVETPNRTQNSDKSSTYSRQSECVSRSSITDKNKTHRVVSSGDCSSTNFCQVRQTDDRFVCISGKSQSENFLFMVSTPGSICNRCSVHTVGQCNRVCISSDLSSTESAPTHESVQLPANSCSSSLAKETLVPRTAKNDIRLSHKNTSSKKSTTSAKNKNIPSKPRNIQSGCMASINRIFKKRGFSKETRQLMSASWRTGTQKDYSSKFKKFCGWCSERKIDPYSASLTETADFLTSLYTSGLQYSTIGGYRSMLSSVLPPVEKIPVGQHPYIIRLLKGVFNSRPPRVKQLPEWNLDKILEMLKKKPFEPMKKAELKFITWKTVFLIAITTFRRCSDIQALRLGDGNISVHSRGVYFIREGLSKQDRPGHFGAKIFVPAFDAEKLLDPKRALTYYLKSTDNFRGENRQDSKLFLAISNPHKPISSQTISSWIVSTIQMAYNDKKKSVKAHSTRAIGPSWALYKGASMKNIMEAADWSRESTFTKFYLRHIDPHVLSK; from the exons ATGGACAAAAATAACAAACGATCAGTGggttttatcaattataaaagaGGGCTACAAACTGGAATTTCAACAGTTTCCGCCAAAAACAGGAGTAAAAATAACTTCTGTTCCTGcaaaagatttagaaattttacatTTAGAAGTAAAAGAACTTATGGAAAAAAGCGCTGTAGAATATGTTCCGCAAGCGGACATTTTAAACGGTTTCTACAGCACATTTTTCCTAGTTCCGAAAAAAACAGGGGACATGAGACCCGTAATAAATTTAAAACCTCTCAACAGGTATCTCCGAAAACAACACTTCAAAATGGACTCTCTGTCAACAGTTTTGAATGTAGTAAAACAAGGGGATTGGGCAATATCTCTCGATCTAAAGGACGCATATATGCATATCCCTGTATTTCAAAAACACAGACAGTATCTGaggttttgtgtaaaaaacagccCTTGCTTACAATTTTCAGCTCTACCGTTTGGTCCAACATCAGCTCCTCGAGTTTTTACCAAAGTAGTATCGGTAGTAGCTGCACATTTACGAGCACAAGGCATCAGACTAGTAGTATATCTGGACGACTGGTTTCTAGTAAATCAATCATCTCTCATGTTAGTCCAGGATCGAGAGATAGTGTTGAATCTTCTGGTAAAGTTGGGTTTCATAATCAATCTAAAAAAATCCTCTTTAACtccaacacagaaaataacatatatagGTGCATTATTCCATCTGGATTTAGGAATAGTAATGCCAACACAAGAAAGAGTgttgaaattacaaaaaacagTCAAAGTAATGAACTTGAAAAAACATGCAACAGCCAGAGATTTTTTACATCTACTTGGAATTATGGCTTCTTGCATAGAGATGATTCCCTATGCAAGACTTCATATGAGACCAATTCAAATTTATTTGCTGAGTCATTGGCGCCCCACTTCTCAAAATCTGGAACTGAATGTTCCAATAACACAATATCTAAAATCTCATCTGATTTGGTG GGGGGGCACCAAATCAATTCAGCTTTGTCAAAAAACTTGGGATTTGTTGAAACTCCTAATAGAACACAAAATTCAGATAAAAGCAGCACATATAGCAGGCAAAGCGAATGTGTTAGCAGATCTTCTATCACGGACAAAAATAAGACACACAGAGTGGTCTCTTCAGGAGACTGTAGCTCAACAAATTTTTGTCAGGTTAGGCAGACCGATGATAGATTTGTTTGCATCAGCGGAAAATCGCAAAGTGAAAATTTTTTGTTCATGGTTTCCACACCCGGAAGCATATGCAATAGATGCTCTGTCCATACCGTGGGACAATGTAATCGGGTATGCATTTCCTCCGATCTGTCTAGTACCGAAAGTGCTCCAACACATGAATCGGTACAATTGCCAGCTAATTCTTGTAGCTCCTCATTGGCCAAGGAGACACTGGTACCCAGAACTGCTAAAAATGATATCAGATTATCCCATAAAAATACCAGTTCAAAAAAATCTACTACATCAGCCAAGAACAAAAATATACCATCCAAGCCCAGAAATATTCAGTCTGGTTGCATGGCCTCTATCAACAGAATTTTCAAAAAGAGAGGCTTTTCTAAAGAAACTAGACAACTCATGTCAGCTTCTTGGAGAACAGGAACTCAAAAGGACTATTCTAGTAAGTTCAAAAAATTCTGTGGCTGGTGTAGTGAAAGGAAAATTGATCCCTATTCTGCCTCTTTAACAGAAACTGCAGATTTTCTTACAAGTCTGTATACCAGTGGTCTCCAGTATAGTACGATTGGGGGCTACAGATCTATGTTATCAAGTGTTTTACCCCCAGTTGAAAAAATACCAGTAGGTCAACACCCATACATTATTCGTTTATTGAAGGGTGTTTTCAATTCAAGGCCTCCCAGGGTCAAACAACTTCCTGAATGGAATTTAGATAAAATACTTGAAATGTTAAAGAAAAAGCCTTTTGAACCAatgaaaaaggctgaactcaaGTTTATCACATGGAAAACTGTATTTTTAATTGCTATCACTACTTTCAGGCGTTGCAGTGATATACAGGCCTTACGTTTGGGAGATGGAAATATATCTGTACATAGCAGAGGAGTTTATTTTATTAGAGAAGGATTGTCAAAACAAGACCGTCCTGGACATTTTGGTGCTAAGATTTTTGTACCTGCCTTTGATGCAGAAAAGCTTCTTGACCCTAAAAGGGCATTAACGTACTATTTAAAGAGCACTGACAATTTTCGTGGTGAAAACAGACAAGATAGTAAATTGTTCTTAGCAATAAGTAATCCACATAAGCCAATTTCAAGTCAAACAATTTCATCATGGATTGTGAGTACCATTCAGATGGCATATAACGACAAAAAGAAATCTGTTAAGGCTCATTCGACAAGAGCTATTGGTCCTTCTTGGGCTCTTTATAAAGGTGCATCAATGAAGAACATCATGGAAGCTGCTGATTGGAGCAGGGAATCCACATTCACCAAATTTTACTTACGTCACATAGACCCTCATGTTTTatcgaagtaa